One Megamonas hypermegale genomic window carries:
- the thiC gene encoding phosphomethylpyrimidine synthase ThiC, with protein sequence MTMTQMQAARAGKITDEMKIVAQEEKMDINVLKERVANGTIAICANINHKNLHPYGVGEGLCTKVNANIGTSSAFPDPEPEIEKLNIAIAAGAHSVMDLSTGNNIDASRHAILEHSTVMVGTVPIYQATVTAIKERGAVVKMTEDDLLHTIEKQAKDGADFMTIHCGVTMDVINRMRAEGRYMDVVSRGGSFITGWMLYNEKNNPLYERYDDILDICAKYDVTMSLGDGLRPGCLADATDHAQIQELLNLGGLVKRAWDRGVQVMVEGPGHVPFDQIATNMKLQKSLCHNAPFYVLGPLVTDVAPGYDHITAAIGGTMAAVNGADFLCYVTPAEHLALPNNQDVKDGVIVTRIAAHAADIVKGVPGAREWDLNMAKARKQLDWEAQMKLAIDPQTAREKRASRNPEGTTACSMCGDYCAVEIVNKYLGATIEHC encoded by the coding sequence ATGACAATGACTCAAATGCAAGCTGCTAGAGCTGGCAAAATCACTGATGAAATGAAAATCGTAGCTCAAGAAGAAAAAATGGATATAAATGTTCTCAAAGAACGCGTTGCAAACGGTACAATTGCTATTTGTGCTAATATCAATCATAAAAATCTTCATCCATACGGTGTAGGCGAAGGATTATGTACTAAAGTCAATGCTAATATCGGTACTTCTAGTGCTTTTCCAGACCCAGAACCAGAAATAGAAAAACTCAATATCGCTATTGCTGCTGGTGCTCATTCCGTAATGGATTTAAGCACAGGTAATAATATCGATGCATCTCGCCATGCAATTTTAGAACATTCCACTGTTATGGTTGGCACTGTACCAATTTATCAAGCTACTGTTACAGCTATAAAAGAACGCGGTGCTGTCGTTAAAATGACAGAAGATGATTTACTTCATACTATTGAAAAACAAGCCAAGGATGGCGCAGATTTTATGACAATTCATTGTGGTGTAACTATGGATGTTATAAATCGCATGCGCGCTGAAGGCCGTTATATGGACGTTGTAAGTCGTGGCGGTTCCTTCATAACTGGCTGGATGCTTTACAATGAAAAAAATAATCCACTTTATGAACGCTATGATGATATCTTAGATATCTGTGCAAAATACGATGTAACCATGAGTCTTGGTGATGGTCTTCGCCCTGGTTGCTTAGCAGATGCAACTGACCACGCTCAAATTCAAGAACTCTTAAATTTAGGCGGACTTGTTAAACGCGCTTGGGATAGAGGCGTACAAGTAATGGTTGAAGGTCCAGGTCATGTACCATTTGACCAGATTGCTACTAATATGAAATTACAAAAAAGTCTTTGTCATAATGCTCCATTTTATGTACTTGGCCCACTCGTTACTGATGTTGCTCCAGGTTATGACCATATTACAGCAGCTATCGGCGGAACTATGGCAGCAGTTAACGGTGCAGACTTTTTATGCTATGTAACACCTGCTGAGCATCTCGCTTTACCAAATAACCAAGATGTTAAAGACGGCGTAATCGTAACACGCATTGCAGCTCATGCAGCTGATATCGTAAAAGGCGTACCTGGTGCTAGAGAATGGGATTTAAACATGGCAAAAGCTCGCAAACAACTCGATTGGGAAGCTCAGATGAAGCTTGCCATTGACCCACAGACAGCACGCGAAAAACGCGCTTCTCGCAATCCTGAAGGTACAACAGCTTGCTCCATGTGCGGTGATTATTGCGCTGTAGAAATCGTCAATAAATATCTCGGTGCTACTATTGAACATTGTTAA
- a CDS encoding flavodoxin family protein produces the protein MSKKIVVITGSPRKNGNSFAMTQAFIEALEKKGHEVTRFDAAMKNVGGCHACETCFKTGKACSYDDDFNMIAPDILEADTVVFSMPVYWYSIPAQIKAVVDKMFSFCVAGKDIAGKECAIIACCEEEDMSVLDGVRIPIERSAALLKWKMVGEVLIPGVLNIGDINKTDGCKKAIELADKI, from the coding sequence ATGAGTAAGAAAATTGTTGTGATTACAGGTAGCCCACGCAAAAATGGCAATAGTTTTGCTATGACACAAGCTTTTATTGAAGCTTTAGAAAAAAAGGGACATGAAGTAACACGCTTTGATGCTGCTATGAAAAATGTGGGTGGCTGTCATGCTTGTGAAACTTGTTTTAAAACGGGAAAAGCATGTTCTTATGATGATGATTTCAATATGATTGCTCCGGATATTTTAGAAGCTGATACAGTAGTTTTTTCTATGCCGGTATATTGGTATAGTATTCCAGCTCAAATAAAAGCTGTAGTTGATAAGATGTTTTCATTCTGCGTAGCAGGAAAAGATATAGCTGGCAAAGAATGTGCTATAATTGCTTGTTGCGAAGAAGAAGATATGTCTGTTCTCGATGGCGTTAGAATTCCTATCGAACGTTCAGCTGCTCTTTTAAAATGGAAGATGGTAGGAGAAGTTTTAATTCCAGGCGTTTTAAATATAGGCGATATAAATAAAACTGATGGTTGTAAAAAAGCTATAGAATTAGCTGATAAAATTTAG
- a CDS encoding winged helix-turn-helix transcriptional regulator, producing the protein MNNRCISQENLNETGFSYTLSLINGKYKMTILYTLMEFGVVRFNEMKRYIGNISYKTLSVSLKELEADKLIHRKEYPQIPPKVEYSLTKRGKSLIPILDMMCEWGDNNRI; encoded by the coding sequence ATGAATAATCGCTGTATTTCTCAAGAAAATCTCAATGAAACAGGCTTTAGCTATACCTTATCATTAATCAATGGCAAATATAAAATGACAATTTTATACACACTTATGGAATTTGGCGTCGTTCGTTTTAATGAAATGAAAAGATATATAGGCAATATCTCCTACAAAACTTTGAGCGTTTCTCTAAAAGAATTAGAAGCAGATAAATTAATTCACCGCAAAGAATATCCGCAAATTCCGCCAAAAGTTGAATACAGTTTAACAAAACGCGGTAAATCATTAATCCCTATCTTGGATATGATGTGCGAGTGGGGCGACAATAATCGCATATAA
- a CDS encoding flavodoxin family protein, protein MKIVVVTGSPHKEGTSALLADRFIEGAQSVGHTVYRFNAAFEDIHPCLGCDRCGMDGDCIQNDAIQQKLMPQLLQADLIVLATPVYFFAMTAQIKTIVDRFYSRTGRLHHKKSVLLVTAGSNTDLTMMAITDHYNTLVRYMEWDDVGRVLAPGCLTREQIEKTDFPNKAYALGASL, encoded by the coding sequence ATGAAAATAGTAGTAGTAACAGGTAGCCCGCATAAGGAAGGTACATCAGCACTTTTAGCAGATAGATTTATAGAAGGAGCTCAAAGTGTAGGACACACAGTTTATCGTTTTAATGCAGCGTTTGAAGATATTCATCCGTGTCTTGGCTGTGATAGGTGCGGTATGGATGGCGATTGCATACAAAATGATGCAATTCAGCAAAAATTGATGCCACAATTATTGCAAGCTGATTTAATTGTTTTAGCTACACCTGTATATTTTTTCGCGATGACAGCACAGATAAAGACGATAGTTGACCGTTTTTATTCGCGTACAGGTAGATTACATCATAAAAAATCAGTATTACTAGTGACGGCAGGTAGTAATACTGATTTAACGATGATGGCAATAACTGACCATTATAATACTTTAGTTAGGTATATGGAATGGGATGATGTAGGAAGGGTTTTAGCTCCTGGTTGTTTGACTAGAGAACAAATAGAAAAAACAGATTTTCCTAATAAGGCGTATGCCTTAGGAGCGAGTTTATAA
- a CDS encoding flavodoxin family protein, which yields MMNRREFIKFSGAGIFTLFLSGCGLSMLPGENTDNAKAATNIEGENMKIVVITGSPHRNGTSALLADRFIEGAQSVGHTVYRFNAAFEDTHPCLGCNRCGRDGACIQGDTIEKDLMPHLLEADLIVLITPLYYYGMSTQIKTVIDRFYARIEKLQNKKSILMATAWNSADWTMSSLVKHYESLVQYMKWQDIGKVLAIGCGYRSAIERSDFPNQAYQMGVNI from the coding sequence ATGATGAATAGGAGAGAATTTATCAAATTTAGTGGAGCTGGTATATTTACTTTATTTTTAAGTGGTTGTGGCTTATCTATGTTACCGGGAGAAAATACGGATAATGCTAAGGCTGCTACTAATATTGAAGGTGAAAATATGAAAATTGTTGTAATAACGGGAAGTCCACATCGAAATGGTACATCAGCACTTTTAGCAGATAGATTTATAGAAGGGGCGCAAAGTGTAGGACATACGGTTTACCGTTTTAATGCGGCTTTTGAAGATACACATCCATGTCTTGGTTGTAATCGCTGCGGTAGAGATGGAGCTTGTATTCAAGGTGATACTATTGAAAAAGATTTAATGCCACATTTATTAGAAGCTGACCTCATTGTACTTATTACACCATTGTATTACTATGGGATGTCAACGCAGATAAAAACTGTAATTGACCGTTTTTATGCGCGTATTGAAAAATTACAAAATAAAAAATCAATCTTAATGGCTACTGCATGGAATAGTGCGGATTGGACGATGAGTTCACTTGTAAAGCATTATGAATCATTAGTACAGTATATGAAGTGGCAAGATATAGGAAAAGTTTTAGCTATTGGATGCGGATATCGTTCAGCTATAGAACGTAGCGATTTTCCTAATCAAGCTTATCAAATGGGCGTTAATATATGA
- a CDS encoding cyclophilin-like fold protein, producing the protein MKKWIILVFLSCLIFSLTACSAQVNEADIATKDNIKVEEDVSNLKDENKKDDVKVDKRFKVISEQGDTIVFVLNDSQAAQDLYNQLPINIKIENFSNNEKIFYPSGSLDVKNTPHPSNVDMGTLAYYRPWGNVVMFYDKANPNNDLYELGYAVSGKDLIKNLSGNITVEKLEEIK; encoded by the coding sequence ATGAAAAAATGGATAATATTGGTATTTTTATCATGCTTGATTTTTTCTTTAACAGCGTGTAGTGCTCAAGTTAATGAGGCGGATATAGCTACAAAAGATAATATAAAAGTAGAGGAAGATGTTTCAAATTTAAAAGATGAAAATAAAAAAGATGATGTTAAAGTAGATAAACGGTTTAAAGTGATTAGCGAACAAGGCGATACTATTGTATTTGTTTTAAATGATAGTCAAGCGGCACAAGATTTATACAATCAACTTCCTATTAATATTAAGATAGAGAATTTTAGTAATAATGAAAAAATTTTTTATCCAAGTGGTAGTTTAGATGTAAAAAATACCCCACATCCGTCAAATGTAGATATGGGAACATTGGCTTATTACAGACCATGGGGAAATGTAGTGATGTTTTATGATAAAGCAAATCCTAATAATGATTTATATGAATTGGGATATGCTGTATCGGGTAAAGATTTGATTAAAAATTTATCTGGTAATATCACTGTAGAAAAGCTTGAAGAAATAAAATGA
- a CDS encoding cytochrome b/b6 domain-containing protein, whose amino-acid sequence MRNLNFKVIVDGMLIVTLLLSMAYLLIGIDNHEIVGTVFFILFIVHIILNRKWFFSVFKGKYSGMRIFFIGLNFLIFVMMIGLIISGMIFATYTPNFIKTANSIEMARLLHLLTAYWCFVLLSLHLGTNLTPIVNAIKLNDMYKEIIRFAGILLACYGVFAFVRQNIISYLFLQQGFVFFNINQSLSGCLIDYIAIMSFGTMVGYSIKRLFIKINLCKMSKEMKIKSGVD is encoded by the coding sequence ATGCGTAATTTGAATTTTAAAGTCATTGTAGATGGTATGCTGATAGTAACCTTGCTTTTATCCATGGCATATTTACTAATCGGCATTGATAATCATGAAATAGTAGGAACAGTATTTTTTATATTGTTTATAGTGCATATTATTTTAAATCGCAAATGGTTTTTTAGTGTATTTAAAGGAAAATATTCTGGGATGAGGATATTTTTTATAGGGCTTAATTTTTTGATATTTGTTATGATGATTGGGCTTATAATCAGTGGAATGATTTTTGCTACGTATACGCCAAATTTTATAAAAACAGCGAATAGTATAGAAATGGCTAGATTGTTGCATTTATTGACTGCATATTGGTGTTTTGTATTATTGTCTTTACATTTAGGTACAAATTTAACTCCTATAGTAAATGCAATTAAATTAAATGATATGTATAAAGAAATAATTCGTTTTGCTGGAATTTTATTGGCTTGTTATGGTGTATTTGCATTTGTAAGGCAGAATATAATATCTTATTTATTTTTACAACAAGGTTTTGTCTTTTTTAATATAAATCAATCTTTATCAGGGTGTTTAATTGATTATATAGCTATAATGAGTTTTGGCACTATGGTGGGTTATAGCATTAAGCGTTTATTTATAAAGATAAATCTTTGTAAGATGAGTAAAGAAATGAAAATAAAAAGCGGTGTAGATTGA
- a CDS encoding carboxymuconolactone decarboxylase family protein encodes MNREEKAEVINKKWFNQENCCDDGKDSEFKEIIKNFVYGDNLSRNILTDKQKVLIILTVLTTVQTLKPLIKYTKAALNLEVKPEEITETLYQCAPYIGISRVQAALDEVNEVFVQQNIKFPLENQATVDEATRFIKGLTVQQSIFGKENINTMRENAPEELKHIQDYLSAYCFGDYYTRGTLDLKMRELITFSAIICLGGCEPQAKAHASANISVGNTKEMLIEAATQCLPFIGFPRTLNAIGCISAVCK; translated from the coding sequence ATGAATAGAGAAGAAAAAGCAGAAGTGATAAATAAAAAATGGTTTAATCAAGAAAATTGTTGTGATGATGGTAAAGATAGTGAATTTAAAGAGATAATTAAAAATTTCGTTTATGGCGATAATTTATCTCGTAATATACTCACTGATAAACAAAAGGTATTGATTATTTTAACAGTACTTACAACAGTGCAAACTTTAAAACCGCTTATTAAATATACAAAAGCAGCTTTGAATTTAGAGGTAAAACCAGAAGAAATAACGGAAACTTTGTATCAGTGTGCGCCGTATATAGGAATTTCAAGAGTACAGGCTGCATTAGATGAAGTAAATGAAGTATTCGTGCAGCAAAATATAAAATTTCCACTTGAAAATCAAGCTACAGTTGATGAAGCAACTCGTTTTATTAAAGGACTTACTGTACAACAAAGTATTTTTGGAAAAGAAAATATCAATACAATGAGAGAAAATGCACCAGAAGAATTAAAGCATATTCAAGATTATTTATCAGCATATTGTTTTGGTGATTATTATACGAGAGGCACTTTAGATTTAAAAATGCGTGAACTCATCACTTTTAGTGCAATCATTTGTTTGGGTGGATGTGAACCACAGGCTAAAGCACATGCTAGTGCAAATATCAGTGTAGGCAATACAAAAGAAATGCTCATTGAAGCAGCTACTCAGTGTTTGCCATTTATCGGTTTTCCACGTACTTTAAATGCAATTGGCTGTATTAGTGCTGTTTGTAAATAA
- a CDS encoding aldo/keto reductase yields MEMRVLGRNGLKVSAIGLGCMGFTQSYPPYLPKEEAINVIRQAVELGVNFFDTAEVYGPYTNEELLGEALAPYRDKVIIATKFGYDIENNKLDEAGRPIALSSNPKVIRRAIEGSLKRLKTDHIDLYYQHRVDPDTPIEEVAETIKDLVKEGKVLHWGLSEASAATVRKAHAVYPLTAVQSEYSMWYRNVEKELLPTLEELKIGFVPFSPLGKAVLTGRFNKDTHFDKSDFRSQIPRFNSENLQQNMKLVEYVQILAKDKNVTPAQIALAWLLAQKPWIVPIPGTKKITRVQENLGSVKVKFTTEELMQIREKLNSIEIVGARYPEEQEKLTGK; encoded by the coding sequence ATGGAAATGAGAGTTTTAGGAAGAAATGGTCTTAAAGTATCAGCTATTGGTCTTGGTTGTATGGGATTTACACAAAGTTATCCACCGTATTTACCTAAAGAAGAAGCGATAAATGTAATTCGTCAAGCAGTGGAATTAGGTGTAAATTTTTTTGATACAGCAGAGGTTTATGGTCCTTATACGAATGAAGAACTTTTAGGTGAAGCTTTAGCACCATATCGAGATAAAGTTATCATCGCGACAAAATTTGGTTATGATATTGAAAATAATAAATTAGATGAAGCAGGAAGACCGATTGCATTATCAAGCAATCCAAAGGTAATTCGCAGAGCTATTGAAGGCTCATTAAAGCGACTTAAAACAGACCATATTGATTTATATTATCAACATCGTGTTGACCCTGATACACCGATTGAAGAAGTAGCTGAAACGATTAAAGATTTAGTCAAAGAAGGCAAAGTACTTCATTGGGGACTTTCAGAAGCGAGTGCGGCAACTGTTCGCAAGGCACATGCTGTATATCCACTCACAGCTGTACAAAGTGAATATTCTATGTGGTATCGCAATGTAGAAAAAGAATTATTGCCTACATTGGAAGAGCTGAAAATTGGTTTTGTGCCATTTAGCCCTTTGGGAAAAGCTGTACTTACAGGTCGTTTTAATAAAGATACCCATTTTGATAAGAGTGATTTTAGAAGTCAAATACCCCGTTTTAATTCGGAAAATTTACAGCAGAATATGAAACTTGTTGAATATGTACAAATTTTAGCAAAAGATAAAAATGTAACACCTGCACAGATTGCTCTAGCATGGCTTTTAGCGCAAAAACCGTGGATTGTACCAATTCCAGGAACAAAGAAGATAACGCGAGTACAAGAAAATCTTGGCAGTGTTAAGGTTAAATTTACTACAGAAGAATTGATGCAGATTAGAGAAAAATTAAATTCTATTGAAATTGTAGGAGCAAGATATCCAGAAGAACAAGAAAAGCTTACAGGTAAATAA
- a CDS encoding aldo/keto reductase, translating into MKMVQLNNGIKMPIEGMGVFQITNEDICEQAVSQALKIGYRMIDTAACYGNEKAVGKAIEKSGIARRDIFISSKVWIQDAGYEKTKKSFAKTLENLKTDYLDLYLVHMPYGDYHGSWQAMEELYEAGKIKAIGVCNFLEDRLIDLILSHKIVPAINQIELHPFCQQKKLCEIMKKYDIKPMAWAPFAEGRDNIFKNELLVNIGKKYGKTSAQVILRWLRQKDIISIPKSIHEERLKENWEIDDFILSNEEMKCIEDMDRKQSLILNITSLEEVYRLHNIHFEQ; encoded by the coding sequence ATGAAAATGGTACAGTTAAATAATGGAATTAAGATGCCCATAGAAGGAATGGGTGTTTTTCAGATAACGAATGAAGATATATGTGAACAGGCTGTATCACAAGCTTTAAAGATTGGCTATCGTATGATTGATACGGCAGCTTGTTATGGAAATGAAAAAGCTGTAGGTAAAGCTATAGAAAAAAGTGGTATTGCTAGAAGAGATATATTTATTTCTTCTAAAGTATGGATACAAGATGCAGGATATGAAAAAACGAAAAAATCTTTTGCTAAAACGTTAGAGAATTTAAAAACGGATTATTTGGACTTGTATTTAGTGCATATGCCATATGGTGATTATCATGGAAGTTGGCAAGCTATGGAAGAATTATATGAAGCTGGGAAAATAAAGGCAATCGGTGTATGTAATTTCTTAGAGGATAGATTAATTGATTTGATTTTGAGTCATAAGATTGTACCAGCAATCAATCAGATTGAATTACATCCATTTTGTCAGCAAAAAAAATTGTGTGAAATAATGAAAAAATATGATATAAAGCCAATGGCTTGGGCACCTTTTGCTGAAGGCAGAGATAATATATTTAAAAATGAACTCTTAGTAAATATCGGTAAAAAATATGGTAAAACATCAGCACAGGTCATTTTGCGTTGGTTAAGACAAAAGGATATCATATCAATCCCTAAATCAATACATGAAGAACGTTTAAAAGAAAACTGGGAAATAGATGATTTTATTTTATCTAATGAAGAGATGAAATGTATTGAAGATATGGATAGAAAGCAAAGTTTAATTTTGAATATAACGAGTCTTGAGGAAGTATATCGTCTGCATAATATTCATTTTGAACAATAA
- a CDS encoding MerR family transcriptional regulator: MTEHIMTKQEASKHFNIPIRILDEYERWGLCSAVKKVMGKWQYDDSDLEKLSLIMTLHDVGFNSEEIEIYMRLLLNDKDTDKKQLDMLNEKRDAILDRIHFREKQLDRLDYLRYEINKSIKSKR; the protein is encoded by the coding sequence ATGACAGAACATATTATGACAAAACAAGAAGCAAGCAAACATTTTAATATACCAATTAGAATTTTGGATGAATATGAGCGTTGGGGATTGTGTAGTGCTGTAAAAAAGGTAATGGGCAAATGGCAATATGATGATAGTGATTTAGAAAAACTCAGTTTAATTATGACATTACACGATGTGGGTTTTAATTCGGAGGAAATAGAAATTTATATGCGCCTTTTATTAAATGATAAAGACACAGATAAAAAACAATTAGATATGCTTAATGAAAAAAGAGATGCTATATTGGATAGAATTCATTTTCGTGAAAAACAATTAGATCGATTGGATTATCTTCGTTATGAAATAAATAAGAGTATAAAAAGTAAAAGGTGA
- a CDS encoding DUF362 domain-containing protein: MQNFTRRNFFKMASGVAMGLAISPFINFTPAFAQAPVIGSKDFTNLKNINGSYAKVYFTKYIDVEHLINLYDLINESIYGKVAIKLHTGEQHGPNILPRDMVKAFQAHIPNSNIVETNTLYVGDRDTTEKHRETLKVNGWTFCPVDIMDENGTAMLPVRGGKHLKEISVGKNMLNYDSMVVLTHFKGHPRGGFGGSMKNLAIGCADGQVGKRMVHGIGQILPKTSDEWPGEERFMENMADSAKGIIDYFGKHIVYINVMRRMSVDCDCVGINAEEPTIPDIGILASTDLLAIDQASVDLVYAQPEKYRHDLVERIESRKGLRQLSAMSELKMGNNKYKLINID; the protein is encoded by the coding sequence ATGCAAAATTTTACAAGACGAAATTTTTTTAAGATGGCAAGTGGTGTTGCTATGGGATTAGCAATATCTCCGTTTATAAATTTTACTCCAGCATTTGCTCAAGCTCCTGTAATTGGTAGTAAAGATTTTACTAATTTAAAAAATATAAATGGTTCTTATGCTAAGGTTTATTTTACAAAATACATTGATGTTGAACATTTAATAAATTTATATGATTTAATTAATGAAAGTATTTATGGTAAAGTTGCGATAAAACTTCATACAGGTGAACAGCACGGACCTAATATTTTACCTCGTGATATGGTTAAAGCATTTCAAGCACATATACCAAATAGTAATATAGTAGAAACGAATACGCTTTATGTAGGAGATAGAGATACTACAGAAAAACATCGAGAAACACTTAAAGTGAATGGTTGGACATTTTGCCCAGTAGATATTATGGATGAAAATGGAACTGCAATGCTTCCTGTGCGTGGTGGTAAACATTTAAAAGAAATATCTGTAGGAAAAAATATGTTGAATTATGATTCTATGGTAGTGCTTACACATTTTAAAGGTCATCCAAGAGGAGGTTTTGGTGGTTCTATGAAAAATTTGGCTATTGGCTGTGCTGATGGACAAGTTGGAAAACGTATGGTACATGGTATAGGACAGATTTTACCAAAAACAAGTGATGAATGGCCTGGTGAAGAACGATTTATGGAAAATATGGCAGACTCGGCTAAAGGAATAATTGATTATTTTGGTAAGCATATTGTATATATCAATGTTATGCGTCGAATGTCTGTTGATTGTGATTGTGTAGGTATAAATGCAGAAGAACCGACAATTCCAGATATTGGTATATTGGCTTCTACGGATTTATTGGCAATAGACCAAGCTTCTGTTGATTTAGTATATGCACAACCAGAGAAATATCGTCATGATTTAGTAGAACGTATTGAGTCGCGTAAAGGGTTACGCCAACTTTCGGCTATGAGTGAATTAAAAATGGGTAATAATAAATATAAATTAATTAATATTGATTAA